The Quercus robur chromosome 7, dhQueRobu3.1, whole genome shotgun sequence genome has a segment encoding these proteins:
- the LOC126692494 gene encoding uncharacterized protein LOC126692494 isoform X6 — translation MRMQYPQPSLAQGFQSLSEFAEHLTTSVDIVFPVIHGRYGEDGGIQELLEEYNIPFVGTGSNECRQAFDKYDASLELSKQGFITVPNFLVQGNEGNEYELSKWFFRNQLDPFSGKVVVKPARAGSSIGVKVAYGVLDSLTKADEIISEGIDDKVLIEIFLEGGSEFTAIVLDVGSGLDCHPVVLLPTEVELQFHGSVDITEKDAIFNYRRKYLPTQQVAYHTPPRFPIDVIETIREGASLLFQMLGLRDFARIDGWFLPNSVHMSSSSESKYGRTELGNIIFTDINLISGMEQTSFLFQQSSKVGFSHSNILRTIIYRACLRFPNLASFSSGSSHLPRRSKSAQISKAFSINESTRKVFVIFGGDTSERQVSLMSGTNVWLNLQAFDDLEVTPCLLAPTSEFISGVDSNNKESDVSSRTVWSLPYSLVLRHTTEEVIAACMEAIEPARAALTSQLRNKVIDNLMEGLTKHSWFTGFDIADEPPRRFSLEQWIKLAKEVQATVFIAVHGGIGEDGTLQSLLEAERVPYTGPRVISSKTCMDKVATSLALNHLATRGVLTINKEVWRKEDLIKMPILGIWHDLTSKLQCETLCIKPARDGCSTGVARLCCAKDLEVYVKALDDCLLRIPSNSLSKAHGMIEMPNPPPDQLIFEPFIETDEIIVSSKSMNENGHHLMWKGRSRWVEITVGVIGKRGSMHSLSPSITVKETGDILSLEEKFQGGTGINLTPPPLSIISKEVLERCKEYIELIANTLQLEGFSRIDAFVNVDSGEVLIIEVNTVPGMTPSTVLIHQALSEQPPVYPHQFFRMLLDLASERST, via the exons ATGCGTATGCAATATCCTCAGCCCAG CCTTGCCCAAGGTTTCCAGTCTCTGTCTGAATTTGCAGAACATCTTACTACATCAGTGGACATAGTGTTCCCAGTTATACATGGCAGATATGGTGAAGATGGTGGCATTCAG GAGCTCTTAGAAGAATACAATATTCCATTTGTCGGCACAGGATCAAATGAGTGTCGTCAAGCATTTGACAAG TATGATGCCTCCTTGGAGCTCAGCAAACAGGGATTCATAACAGTGCCTAATTTTTTAGTGCAG GGAAATGAAGGGAATGAATATGAATTATCAAAGTGGTTTTTTAGAAATCAGCTGGACCCTTTCTCAGGGAAAGTTGTG GTAAAACCAGCAAGAGCTGGATCAAGCATTGGTGTTAAGGTTGCATATGGTGTGCTTGATTCTTTAACAAAGGCTGATGAAATTATTTCAGAG GGAATTGATGACAAAGTCCTTATTGAAATATTTCTTGAAGGAGGGAGTGAGTTTACAGCCATTGTCCTGGATGTGGGGTCTGGTTTGGATTGCCATCCTGTTGTGCTATTGCCAACTGAG GTCGAGCTTCAATTTCATGGCAGTGTTGATATAACAGAAAAGGATGCAATTTTTAATTACCGAAGAAAGTATCTTCCAACACAGCAG GTAGCTTATCACACTCCACCTCGATTTCCCATAGATGTAATTGAAACTATTCGTGAAGGTGCGTCTTTGTTATTCCAAATGCTTGGTCTACGTGATTTTGCTCGAATTGATGGATGGTTTCTGCCTAATTCTGTTCATATGTCGTCATCTTCTGAGAGCAAATATGGAAGGACTGAATTGGGTAACATTATATTTACTGATATTAACCTG ATCAGTGGAATGGAACAGACCAGCTTTTTATTTCAGCAATCTTCAAAG GTTGGATTTTCTCATTCCAACATTCTCCGGACCATTATTTACCGTGCTTGCTTGCGGTTTCCCAATCTTGCATCATTCAGTAGTGGATCAAGTCATTTGCCTAGAAGATCAAAATCTGCCCAGATTAGCAAAGCATTTTCCATCAATGAAAGCACCCGCAaagtttttgtcatttttggaGGGGATACATCAGAGCGGCAAGTATCTCTTATGAGTGGAACAAATGTCTGGCTCAACTTGCAAGCTTTTGATGAT CTTGAAGTAACTCCATGTTTGCTTGCCCCCACAAGTGAATTTATCTCTGGTGTGGATTCAAACAATAAGGAATCTGATGTGAGCTCCAGAACAGTTTGGTCTTTACC TTATTCTCTTGTGCTAAGACACACAACAGAGGAAGTGATTGCTGCGTGCATGGAGGCAATTGAGCCAGCTCGGGCTGCACTGACATCTCAGTTACGGAACAAAGTGATAGACAATCTCATGGAAGGTTTGACAAAGCACAGTTGGTTTACAGGGTTTGATATTGCCGATGAACCACCTAGGAGATTTTCCTTGGAGCAATGGATCAAGCTAGCCAAGGAAGTTCAGGCAACTGTTTTTATTGCAG tGCATGGAGGCATTGGTGAAGATGGTACACTTCAATCTTTGTTGGAAGCTGAAAGGGTTCCTTATACag GCCCCAGAGTGATTTCTTCAAAGACTTGTATGGACAAAGTTGCAACATCTCTTGCTCTTAACCAT CTTGCAACCAGGGGAGTTCTTACTATAAATAAAGAAGTGTGGAGAAAAGAGGATCTAATTAAGATGCCCATTCTAGGTATATGGCATGATTTGACGTCAAAGCTTCAGTGTGAAACATTATGCATTAAACCAGCAAGAGATGGATGCTCAACTGGGGTTGCAAGATTATG CTGTGCCAAGGACCTTGAAGTGTACGTGAAAGCATTGGACGACTGCCTTCTAAGGATTCCTTCTAATAGTTTGTCAAAG GCACATGGAATGATTGAGATGCCAAACCCTCCTCCAGATCAATTAATCTTTGAGCCTTTTATTGAGACTGATGAGATAATTGTTTCATCCAAATCCATGAATGAAAATGGACATCACCTTATGTGGAAAGGACGCAGTAGATGGGTGGAAATAACAGTTGGTGTCATTGGAAAACGTGGATCAATGCACTCATTGAGTCCTAGTATTACTGTCAAGGAGACTGGTGATATCTTATCACTTGAGGAGAAATTCCAAG GTGGGACCGGCATCAATCTGACTCCACCCCCGTTATCAATTATTAG TAAGGAAGTGTTGGAAAGATGTAAAGAATATATTGAACTGATTGCAAACACACTGCAACTGGAAGGATTTTCACGGATTGATGCATTTGTTAATGTAGACAGCGGAGAG GTTTTGATCATAGAGGTTAATACAGTGCCTGGAATGACACCTTCCACTGTTCTAATTCATCAG GCACTATCAGAGCAGCCACCCGTGTATCCTCACCAGTTCTTCCGAATGCTACTTGATTTGGCATCAGAGAGATCCACCTGA
- the LOC126692494 gene encoding uncharacterized protein LOC126692494 isoform X4, translating into MASSIAYASNLALLRGENHHNDDAAVSASSPNALCAAPLNFVRLSNNYRIRRCSRSVGVPRAAAAVVDNRIAEKEEQAVKKRRVLRVGIVCGGPSAERGISLNSARSVLDNIQGEDFHVSCYYIDYNLNAYAISSAQVYSNTPADFDFKLESLAQGFQSLSEFAEHLTTSVDIVFPVIHGRYGEDGGIQELLEEYNIPFVGTGSNECRQAFDKYDASLELSKQGFITVPNFLVQGNEGNEYELSKWFFRNQLDPFSGKVVVKPARAGSSIGVKVAYGVLDSLTKADEIISEGIDDKVLIEIFLEGGSEFTAIVLDVGSGLDCHPVVLLPTEVELQFHGSVDITEKDAIFNYRRKYLPTQQVAYHTPPRFPIDVIETIREGASLLFQMLGLRDFARIDGWFLPNSVHMSSSSESKYGRTELGNIIFTDINLISGMEQTSFLFQQSSKVGFSHSNILRTIIYRACLRFPNLASFSSGSSHLPRRSKSAQISKAFSINESTRKVFVIFGGDTSERQVSLMSGTNVWLNLQAFDDLEVTPCLLAPTSEFISGVDSNNKESDVSSRTVWSLPYSLVLRHTTEEVIAACMEAIEPARAALTSQLRNKVIDNLMEGLTKHSWFTGFDIADEPPRRFSLEQWIKLAKEVQATVFIAVHGGIGEDGTLQSLLEAERVPYTGPRVISSKTCMDKVATSLALNHLATRGVLTINKEVWRKEDLIKMPILGIWHDLTSKLQCETLCIKPARDGCSTGVARLCCAKDLEVYVKALDDCLLRIPSNSLSKAHGMIEMPNPPPDQLIFEPFIETDEIIVSSKSMNENGHHLMWKGRSRWVEITVGVIGKRGSMHSLSPSITVKETGDILSLEEKFQGGTGINLTPPPLSIISKEVLERCKEYIELIANTLQLEGFSRIDAFVNVDSGEVLIIEVNTVPGMTPSTVLIHQALSEQAPMYPHQFFRMLFDLASERST; encoded by the exons ATGGCTTCGTCGATCGCTTACGCTTCCAACCTCGCCTTGCTCCGCGGCGAGAACCACCACAACGACGACGCCGCCGTTTCAGCTTCTTCACCGAACGCTCTCTGTGCTGCTCCTCTGAATTTCGTGCGATTGAGCAACAACTACAGAATCAGAAGATGTTCGCGGAGCGTTGGAGTTCCACGCGCCGCCGCGGCGGTTGTGGATAACCGGATCGCAGAGAAGGAAGAGCAAGCGGTGAAGAAACGTAGAGTTCTTAGAGTCGGTATCGTTTGCGGTGGTCCCTCGGCGGAGCGTGGAATTTCGCTTAACTCTGCGAGATCGGTCCTCGATAATATtcag GGAGAGGATTTTCATGTAAGCTGCTATTACATTGATTACAATCTCAATGCGTATGCAATATCCTCAGCCCAG GTATACTCAAACACTCCCgctgattttgattttaaacTTGAAAG CCTTGCCCAAGGTTTCCAGTCTCTGTCTGAATTTGCAGAACATCTTACTACATCAGTGGACATAGTGTTCCCAGTTATACATGGCAGATATGGTGAAGATGGTGGCATTCAG GAGCTCTTAGAAGAATACAATATTCCATTTGTCGGCACAGGATCAAATGAGTGTCGTCAAGCATTTGACAAG TATGATGCCTCCTTGGAGCTCAGCAAACAGGGATTCATAACAGTGCCTAATTTTTTAGTGCAG GGAAATGAAGGGAATGAATATGAATTATCAAAGTGGTTTTTTAGAAATCAGCTGGACCCTTTCTCAGGGAAAGTTGTG GTAAAACCAGCAAGAGCTGGATCAAGCATTGGTGTTAAGGTTGCATATGGTGTGCTTGATTCTTTAACAAAGGCTGATGAAATTATTTCAGAG GGAATTGATGACAAAGTCCTTATTGAAATATTTCTTGAAGGAGGGAGTGAGTTTACAGCCATTGTCCTGGATGTGGGGTCTGGTTTGGATTGCCATCCTGTTGTGCTATTGCCAACTGAG GTCGAGCTTCAATTTCATGGCAGTGTTGATATAACAGAAAAGGATGCAATTTTTAATTACCGAAGAAAGTATCTTCCAACACAGCAG GTAGCTTATCACACTCCACCTCGATTTCCCATAGATGTAATTGAAACTATTCGTGAAGGTGCGTCTTTGTTATTCCAAATGCTTGGTCTACGTGATTTTGCTCGAATTGATGGATGGTTTCTGCCTAATTCTGTTCATATGTCGTCATCTTCTGAGAGCAAATATGGAAGGACTGAATTGGGTAACATTATATTTACTGATATTAACCTG ATCAGTGGAATGGAACAGACCAGCTTTTTATTTCAGCAATCTTCAAAG GTTGGATTTTCTCATTCCAACATTCTCCGGACCATTATTTACCGTGCTTGCTTGCGGTTTCCCAATCTTGCATCATTCAGTAGTGGATCAAGTCATTTGCCTAGAAGATCAAAATCTGCCCAGATTAGCAAAGCATTTTCCATCAATGAAAGCACCCGCAaagtttttgtcatttttggaGGGGATACATCAGAGCGGCAAGTATCTCTTATGAGTGGAACAAATGTCTGGCTCAACTTGCAAGCTTTTGATGAT CTTGAAGTAACTCCATGTTTGCTTGCCCCCACAAGTGAATTTATCTCTGGTGTGGATTCAAACAATAAGGAATCTGATGTGAGCTCCAGAACAGTTTGGTCTTTACC TTATTCTCTTGTGCTAAGACACACAACAGAGGAAGTGATTGCTGCGTGCATGGAGGCAATTGAGCCAGCTCGGGCTGCACTGACATCTCAGTTACGGAACAAAGTGATAGACAATCTCATGGAAGGTTTGACAAAGCACAGTTGGTTTACAGGGTTTGATATTGCCGATGAACCACCTAGGAGATTTTCCTTGGAGCAATGGATCAAGCTAGCCAAGGAAGTTCAGGCAACTGTTTTTATTGCAG tGCATGGAGGCATTGGTGAAGATGGTACACTTCAATCTTTGTTGGAAGCTGAAAGGGTTCCTTATACag GCCCCAGAGTGATTTCTTCAAAGACTTGTATGGACAAAGTTGCAACATCTCTTGCTCTTAACCAT CTTGCAACCAGGGGAGTTCTTACTATAAATAAAGAAGTGTGGAGAAAAGAGGATCTAATTAAGATGCCCATTCTAGGTATATGGCATGATTTGACGTCAAAGCTTCAGTGTGAAACATTATGCATTAAACCAGCAAGAGATGGATGCTCAACTGGGGTTGCAAGATTATG CTGTGCCAAGGACCTTGAAGTGTACGTGAAAGCATTGGACGACTGCCTTCTAAGGATTCCTTCTAATAGTTTGTCAAAG GCACATGGAATGATTGAGATGCCAAACCCTCCTCCAGATCAATTAATCTTTGAGCCTTTTATTGAGACTGATGAGATAATTGTTTCATCCAAATCCATGAATGAAAATGGACATCACCTTATGTGGAAAGGACGCAGTAGATGGGTGGAAATAACAGTTGGTGTCATTGGAAAACGTGGATCAATGCACTCATTGAGTCCTAGTATTACTGTCAAGGAGACTGGTGATATCTTATCACTTGAGGAGAAATTCCAAG GTGGGACCGGCATCAATCTGACTCCACCCCCGTTATCAATTATTAG TAAGGAAGTGTTGGAAAGATGTAAAGAATATATTGAACTGATTGCAAACACACTGCAACTGGAAGGATTTTCACGGATTGATGCATTTGTTAATGTAGACAGCGGAGAG GTTTTGATCATAGAGGTTAATACAGTGCCTGGAATGACACCTTCCACTGTTCTAATTCATCAG
- the LOC126692494 gene encoding uncharacterized protein LOC126692494 isoform X5 yields the protein MASSIAYASNLALLRGENHHNDDAAVSASSPNALCAAPLNFVRLSNNYRIRRCSRSVGVPRAAAAVVDNRIAEKEEQAVKKRRVLRVGIVCGGPSAERGISLNSARSVLDNIQGEDFHVSCYYIDYNLNAYAISSAQVYSNTPADFDFKLESLAQGFQSLSEFAEHLTTSVDIVFPVIHGRYGEDGGIQELLEEYNIPFVGTGSNECRQAFDKYDASLELSKQGFITVPNFLVQGNEGNEYELSKWFFRNQLDPFSGKVVVKPARAGSSIGVKVAYGVLDSLTKADEIISEGIDDKVLIEIFLEGGSEFTAIVLDVGSGLDCHPVVLLPTEVELQFHGSVDITEKDAIFNYRRKYLPTQQVAYHTPPRFPIDVIETIREGASLLFQMLGLRDFARIDGWFLPNSVHMSSSSESKYGRTELGNIIFTDINLISGMEQTSFLFQQSSKVGFSHSNILRTIIYRACLRFPNLASFSSGSSHLPRRSKSAQISKAFSINESTRKVFVIFGGDTSERQVSLMSGTNVWLNLQAFDDLEVTPCLLAPTSEFISGVDSNNKESDVSSRTVWSLPYSLVLRHTTEEVIAACMEAIEPARAALTSQLRNKVIDNLMEGLTKHSWFTGFDIADEPPRRFSLEQWIKLAKEVQATVFIAVHGGIGEDGTLQSLLEAERVPYTGPRVISSKTCMDKVATSLALNHLATRGVLTINKEVWRKEDLIKMPILGIWHDLTSKLQCETLCIKPARDGCSTGVARLCCAKDLEVYVKALDDCLLRIPSNSLSKAHGMIEMPNPPPDQLIFEPFIETDEIIVSSKSMNENGHHLMWKGRSRWVEITVGVIGKRGSMHSLSPSITVKETGDILSLEEKFQGGTGINLTPPPLSIIRFVKKPIHKACICSGWIVEP from the exons ATGGCTTCGTCGATCGCTTACGCTTCCAACCTCGCCTTGCTCCGCGGCGAGAACCACCACAACGACGACGCCGCCGTTTCAGCTTCTTCACCGAACGCTCTCTGTGCTGCTCCTCTGAATTTCGTGCGATTGAGCAACAACTACAGAATCAGAAGATGTTCGCGGAGCGTTGGAGTTCCACGCGCCGCCGCGGCGGTTGTGGATAACCGGATCGCAGAGAAGGAAGAGCAAGCGGTGAAGAAACGTAGAGTTCTTAGAGTCGGTATCGTTTGCGGTGGTCCCTCGGCGGAGCGTGGAATTTCGCTTAACTCTGCGAGATCGGTCCTCGATAATATtcag GGAGAGGATTTTCATGTAAGCTGCTATTACATTGATTACAATCTCAATGCGTATGCAATATCCTCAGCCCAG GTATACTCAAACACTCCCgctgattttgattttaaacTTGAAAG CCTTGCCCAAGGTTTCCAGTCTCTGTCTGAATTTGCAGAACATCTTACTACATCAGTGGACATAGTGTTCCCAGTTATACATGGCAGATATGGTGAAGATGGTGGCATTCAG GAGCTCTTAGAAGAATACAATATTCCATTTGTCGGCACAGGATCAAATGAGTGTCGTCAAGCATTTGACAAG TATGATGCCTCCTTGGAGCTCAGCAAACAGGGATTCATAACAGTGCCTAATTTTTTAGTGCAG GGAAATGAAGGGAATGAATATGAATTATCAAAGTGGTTTTTTAGAAATCAGCTGGACCCTTTCTCAGGGAAAGTTGTG GTAAAACCAGCAAGAGCTGGATCAAGCATTGGTGTTAAGGTTGCATATGGTGTGCTTGATTCTTTAACAAAGGCTGATGAAATTATTTCAGAG GGAATTGATGACAAAGTCCTTATTGAAATATTTCTTGAAGGAGGGAGTGAGTTTACAGCCATTGTCCTGGATGTGGGGTCTGGTTTGGATTGCCATCCTGTTGTGCTATTGCCAACTGAG GTCGAGCTTCAATTTCATGGCAGTGTTGATATAACAGAAAAGGATGCAATTTTTAATTACCGAAGAAAGTATCTTCCAACACAGCAG GTAGCTTATCACACTCCACCTCGATTTCCCATAGATGTAATTGAAACTATTCGTGAAGGTGCGTCTTTGTTATTCCAAATGCTTGGTCTACGTGATTTTGCTCGAATTGATGGATGGTTTCTGCCTAATTCTGTTCATATGTCGTCATCTTCTGAGAGCAAATATGGAAGGACTGAATTGGGTAACATTATATTTACTGATATTAACCTG ATCAGTGGAATGGAACAGACCAGCTTTTTATTTCAGCAATCTTCAAAG GTTGGATTTTCTCATTCCAACATTCTCCGGACCATTATTTACCGTGCTTGCTTGCGGTTTCCCAATCTTGCATCATTCAGTAGTGGATCAAGTCATTTGCCTAGAAGATCAAAATCTGCCCAGATTAGCAAAGCATTTTCCATCAATGAAAGCACCCGCAaagtttttgtcatttttggaGGGGATACATCAGAGCGGCAAGTATCTCTTATGAGTGGAACAAATGTCTGGCTCAACTTGCAAGCTTTTGATGAT CTTGAAGTAACTCCATGTTTGCTTGCCCCCACAAGTGAATTTATCTCTGGTGTGGATTCAAACAATAAGGAATCTGATGTGAGCTCCAGAACAGTTTGGTCTTTACC TTATTCTCTTGTGCTAAGACACACAACAGAGGAAGTGATTGCTGCGTGCATGGAGGCAATTGAGCCAGCTCGGGCTGCACTGACATCTCAGTTACGGAACAAAGTGATAGACAATCTCATGGAAGGTTTGACAAAGCACAGTTGGTTTACAGGGTTTGATATTGCCGATGAACCACCTAGGAGATTTTCCTTGGAGCAATGGATCAAGCTAGCCAAGGAAGTTCAGGCAACTGTTTTTATTGCAG tGCATGGAGGCATTGGTGAAGATGGTACACTTCAATCTTTGTTGGAAGCTGAAAGGGTTCCTTATACag GCCCCAGAGTGATTTCTTCAAAGACTTGTATGGACAAAGTTGCAACATCTCTTGCTCTTAACCAT CTTGCAACCAGGGGAGTTCTTACTATAAATAAAGAAGTGTGGAGAAAAGAGGATCTAATTAAGATGCCCATTCTAGGTATATGGCATGATTTGACGTCAAAGCTTCAGTGTGAAACATTATGCATTAAACCAGCAAGAGATGGATGCTCAACTGGGGTTGCAAGATTATG CTGTGCCAAGGACCTTGAAGTGTACGTGAAAGCATTGGACGACTGCCTTCTAAGGATTCCTTCTAATAGTTTGTCAAAG GCACATGGAATGATTGAGATGCCAAACCCTCCTCCAGATCAATTAATCTTTGAGCCTTTTATTGAGACTGATGAGATAATTGTTTCATCCAAATCCATGAATGAAAATGGACATCACCTTATGTGGAAAGGACGCAGTAGATGGGTGGAAATAACAGTTGGTGTCATTGGAAAACGTGGATCAATGCACTCATTGAGTCCTAGTATTACTGTCAAGGAGACTGGTGATATCTTATCACTTGAGGAGAAATTCCAAG GTGGGACCGGCATCAATCTGACTCCACCCCCGTTATCAATTATTAGGTTTGTTAAGAAACCTATCCATAAGGCATGCATATGTTCAG GGTGGATTGTAGAACCATAA
- the LOC126692494 gene encoding uncharacterized protein LOC126692494 isoform X7, producing MASSIAYASNLALLRGENHHNDDAAVSASSPNALCAAPLNFVRLSNNYRIRRCSRSVGVPRAAAAVVDNRIAEKEEQAVKKRRVLRVGIVCGGPSAERGISLNSARSVLDNIQGEDFHVSCYYIDYNLNAYAISSAQVYSNTPADFDFKLESLAQGFQSLSEFAEHLTTSVDIVFPVIHGRYGEDGGIQELLEEYNIPFVGTGSNECRQAFDKYDASLELSKQGFITVPNFLVQGNEGNEYELSKWFFRNQLDPFSGKVVVKPARAGSSIGVKVAYGVLDSLTKADEIISEGIDDKVLIEIFLEGGSEFTAIVLDVGSGLDCHPVVLLPTEVELQFHGSVDITEKDAIFNYRRKYLPTQQVAYHTPPRFPIDVIETIREGASLLFQMLGLRDFARIDGWFLPNSVHMSSSSESKYGRTELGNIIFTDINLISGMEQTSFLFQQSSKVGFSHSNILRTIIYRACLRFPNLASFSSGSSHLPRRSKSAQISKAFSINESTRKVFVIFGGDTSERQVSLMSGTNVWLNLQAFDDLEVTPCLLAPTSEFISGVDSNNKESDVSSRTVWSLP from the exons ATGGCTTCGTCGATCGCTTACGCTTCCAACCTCGCCTTGCTCCGCGGCGAGAACCACCACAACGACGACGCCGCCGTTTCAGCTTCTTCACCGAACGCTCTCTGTGCTGCTCCTCTGAATTTCGTGCGATTGAGCAACAACTACAGAATCAGAAGATGTTCGCGGAGCGTTGGAGTTCCACGCGCCGCCGCGGCGGTTGTGGATAACCGGATCGCAGAGAAGGAAGAGCAAGCGGTGAAGAAACGTAGAGTTCTTAGAGTCGGTATCGTTTGCGGTGGTCCCTCGGCGGAGCGTGGAATTTCGCTTAACTCTGCGAGATCGGTCCTCGATAATATtcag GGAGAGGATTTTCATGTAAGCTGCTATTACATTGATTACAATCTCAATGCGTATGCAATATCCTCAGCCCAG GTATACTCAAACACTCCCgctgattttgattttaaacTTGAAAG CCTTGCCCAAGGTTTCCAGTCTCTGTCTGAATTTGCAGAACATCTTACTACATCAGTGGACATAGTGTTCCCAGTTATACATGGCAGATATGGTGAAGATGGTGGCATTCAG GAGCTCTTAGAAGAATACAATATTCCATTTGTCGGCACAGGATCAAATGAGTGTCGTCAAGCATTTGACAAG TATGATGCCTCCTTGGAGCTCAGCAAACAGGGATTCATAACAGTGCCTAATTTTTTAGTGCAG GGAAATGAAGGGAATGAATATGAATTATCAAAGTGGTTTTTTAGAAATCAGCTGGACCCTTTCTCAGGGAAAGTTGTG GTAAAACCAGCAAGAGCTGGATCAAGCATTGGTGTTAAGGTTGCATATGGTGTGCTTGATTCTTTAACAAAGGCTGATGAAATTATTTCAGAG GGAATTGATGACAAAGTCCTTATTGAAATATTTCTTGAAGGAGGGAGTGAGTTTACAGCCATTGTCCTGGATGTGGGGTCTGGTTTGGATTGCCATCCTGTTGTGCTATTGCCAACTGAG GTCGAGCTTCAATTTCATGGCAGTGTTGATATAACAGAAAAGGATGCAATTTTTAATTACCGAAGAAAGTATCTTCCAACACAGCAG GTAGCTTATCACACTCCACCTCGATTTCCCATAGATGTAATTGAAACTATTCGTGAAGGTGCGTCTTTGTTATTCCAAATGCTTGGTCTACGTGATTTTGCTCGAATTGATGGATGGTTTCTGCCTAATTCTGTTCATATGTCGTCATCTTCTGAGAGCAAATATGGAAGGACTGAATTGGGTAACATTATATTTACTGATATTAACCTG ATCAGTGGAATGGAACAGACCAGCTTTTTATTTCAGCAATCTTCAAAG GTTGGATTTTCTCATTCCAACATTCTCCGGACCATTATTTACCGTGCTTGCTTGCGGTTTCCCAATCTTGCATCATTCAGTAGTGGATCAAGTCATTTGCCTAGAAGATCAAAATCTGCCCAGATTAGCAAAGCATTTTCCATCAATGAAAGCACCCGCAaagtttttgtcatttttggaGGGGATACATCAGAGCGGCAAGTATCTCTTATGAGTGGAACAAATGTCTGGCTCAACTTGCAAGCTTTTGATGAT CTTGAAGTAACTCCATGTTTGCTTGCCCCCACAAGTGAATTTATCTCTGGTGTGGATTCAAACAATAAGGAATCTGATGTGAGCTCCAGAACAGTTTGGTCTTTACCGTAA